The proteins below are encoded in one region of Nitrospira sp. SG-bin1:
- a CDS encoding 3-hydroxybutyryl-CoA dehydrogenase (converts (S)-3-hydroxybutanoyl-CoA to 3-acetoacetyl-CoA): MTLDEIKTIGVVGAGQMGRGISQVCATAGFEVLLVDVSEQSVTEAISKVRDGLERAVERGSLTDRQAGQVLALIHPLVQLDHLRDAQLVIEAIPEDLPLKRALFAELNRICVSQAVLASNTSSISITKLGAASGRPDRVVGLHFMNPVPVMRLVEIVRGLETSERTVRLVLDLATRLGKTPVVAKDVPGFIVNRVLIPMINEAIFALEEGVASVQDIDLAMTTGANHPVGPLALADRIGLDTMLAICEVLYQDLGDPKFRPCSMLRQYVQAGWLGRKSGRGFYVYEGRNERQEAINSRS; the protein is encoded by the coding sequence GACACTCGACGAGATCAAGACGATCGGAGTGGTGGGAGCCGGCCAGATGGGCCGTGGCATCAGTCAAGTGTGCGCCACCGCAGGCTTTGAAGTGCTTCTTGTAGACGTGAGCGAGCAATCAGTAACGGAGGCCATTTCCAAGGTTCGAGACGGATTAGAACGGGCGGTTGAACGGGGCAGTCTCACTGATCGCCAAGCTGGTCAGGTGCTGGCCCTCATTCACCCGCTGGTACAGCTTGATCATTTACGAGATGCCCAGCTCGTGATCGAAGCGATCCCTGAAGATCTCCCGCTCAAGCGGGCACTCTTCGCCGAATTGAACCGAATCTGCGTGTCGCAGGCGGTGCTGGCAAGCAACACTTCATCCATCTCAATCACGAAGTTGGGAGCTGCCTCGGGCCGGCCCGACCGTGTCGTGGGATTGCATTTCATGAATCCTGTTCCAGTCATGCGCCTCGTGGAAATCGTCCGTGGACTGGAGACATCCGAACGAACGGTGCGACTCGTGCTCGACTTGGCAACGCGTTTGGGGAAAACGCCGGTTGTGGCCAAGGATGTGCCGGGATTCATCGTAAACCGAGTCCTGATCCCCATGATCAATGAAGCCATTTTTGCCTTGGAGGAAGGCGTGGCATCTGTCCAGGACATCGATCTGGCGATGACCACCGGCGCCAATCATCCCGTGGGACCACTGGCCCTTGCCGATCGCATCGGCTTGGACACAATGCTGGCCATCTGTGAAGTGCTGTACCAAGACTTGGGAGATCCCAAATTTCGCCCATGTTCCATGCTGAGGCAATATGTCCAGGCCGGGTGGTTGGGGCGGAAGAGCGGCCGTGGGTTTTATGTCTATGAAGGGAGGAATGAACGGCAGGAAGCAATCAACAGTAGGTCCTGA
- a CDS encoding methylmalonyl-CoA mutase codes for MQERKTKFTSLSGFDTDRVYTHHDLKDWSPEEQLGAPGEFPYTRGVYPTMYRGRLWTMRQFAGFGSAEDTNRRFKYLLQHGQNGLSVAFDMPTLMGIDADDPRAHGEIGHCGVAISSLNDMDRLFDGIPLDQVTTSMTINGPAAVIFAMYLAVAEKRGISLERLDGTSQNDILKEYIAQKEWLFPPEPSLRLITDTIAYCAEHVPKWHPVSVSGYHIREAGSTAVQELAFTLYDGLTYVEAAVKSGLAVDRFAPQLSFFFNAHNDFFEEIAKFRAARRLWAREMARRYRPSDPRSMQLRCHAQTAGCSLTAQQPMNNVVRTTIQALAGVLGGTQSLHTNSMDETLALPTEDAVKLALRTQQIIAQESGVTNSVDPLGGSYYVETLTNRLEEAALDYFRRLDDMGGMVQAIERGFPQREILDASQRYQRELERKERIVVGVNEYVEPDERPIPILKIGQEVESEQVARLSDLRKCRDSFKMAGAVEALQEAASCSENVMPYLIEAVKAKATLGEICTALKEVLGTYREPVVL; via the coding sequence ATGCAAGAACGCAAAACAAAATTCACCTCCCTCTCAGGATTCGATACCGACCGTGTGTACACCCACCACGATTTGAAGGACTGGTCGCCGGAGGAGCAGCTAGGAGCACCGGGCGAATTCCCGTACACCCGAGGCGTGTATCCGACCATGTATCGCGGCCGGCTCTGGACGATGCGGCAATTCGCCGGGTTCGGCTCGGCCGAGGACACCAACCGCCGCTTCAAATATCTCCTTCAACATGGGCAAAACGGACTGAGCGTCGCGTTCGACATGCCGACGTTGATGGGGATCGACGCAGATGATCCGCGCGCACATGGCGAGATCGGCCACTGCGGCGTGGCGATCTCGTCGCTCAATGATATGGACCGACTCTTCGACGGCATTCCGCTCGATCAGGTCACCACCTCGATGACGATCAATGGTCCGGCCGCCGTGATCTTCGCGATGTACCTCGCGGTCGCGGAGAAGCGCGGCATCAGCCTTGAGCGACTGGACGGCACCTCGCAGAACGATATTCTGAAGGAATACATCGCGCAGAAAGAGTGGCTCTTTCCGCCGGAACCTTCCCTCCGCTTGATCACCGACACCATCGCCTACTGCGCTGAGCATGTGCCCAAGTGGCACCCGGTCAGTGTCAGCGGCTACCATATACGAGAAGCCGGCTCCACCGCGGTGCAGGAACTTGCCTTTACTCTCTATGACGGCCTGACCTATGTGGAAGCAGCGGTGAAATCTGGTCTTGCCGTGGACCGGTTCGCTCCGCAGCTCTCGTTCTTTTTCAATGCCCACAACGACTTTTTCGAGGAGATCGCCAAGTTCCGCGCGGCCCGCCGACTGTGGGCACGCGAAATGGCGCGCCGGTATCGGCCGAGCGATCCCCGCTCGATGCAGCTCCGCTGCCACGCGCAGACCGCCGGCTGTTCTCTGACGGCGCAACAGCCGATGAACAACGTGGTGCGGACGACGATTCAGGCGCTGGCGGGGGTCTTGGGCGGCACGCAGTCCCTCCATACCAATTCTATGGACGAAACGCTCGCGCTGCCGACCGAAGATGCGGTGAAACTGGCGTTGCGCACACAGCAGATCATCGCGCAGGAGAGCGGGGTCACCAACAGCGTCGATCCTCTTGGCGGCTCCTACTATGTCGAAACCCTCACGAATCGCCTCGAAGAAGCGGCACTGGATTACTTCCGTCGGTTGGATGACATGGGCGGCATGGTCCAGGCGATCGAGCGGGGATTCCCGCAGCGTGAAATCCTCGACGCCTCGCAACGGTATCAGCGCGAGTTGGAACGCAAGGAGCGGATCGTCGTCGGGGTCAACGAATATGTGGAACCGGACGAACGGCCGATCCCTATTCTCAAGATCGGACAGGAAGTCGAGAGCGAACAGGTGGCGCGTCTTTCAGACCTCCGCAAATGTCGGGATTCTTTCAAGATGGCCGGTGCTGTCGAGGCGCTGCAGGAAGCAGCTTCATGCAGCGAGAACGTGATGCCGTATCTCATCGAGGCGGTGAAGGCCAAGGCGACGTTAGGGGAAATCTGCACGGCGTTGAAAGAGGTGCTGGGCACGTATCGGGAGCCAGTGGTGTTGTGA
- a CDS encoding methylmalonyl-CoA mutase: MAVASKPLRILIGKVGLDGHDRGVKLIARALRDAGMEVIYTGLHQTPEQIVSTAIQEDVDAIGLSILSGAHNTLFRRVLELLKEQDADDIALFGGGIIPDEDVPALTAAGVKALFRPGAPIQEIVQFVKGLKN, from the coding sequence ATGGCAGTAGCAAGCAAGCCCCTTCGCATTCTGATCGGCAAAGTGGGCCTCGACGGTCATGACCGGGGTGTGAAGCTCATCGCGCGCGCATTGCGAGACGCCGGCATGGAAGTCATTTATACGGGTCTGCACCAGACGCCGGAACAGATCGTCAGTACGGCGATCCAAGAGGATGTGGATGCGATCGGCTTGAGCATTCTTTCCGGCGCGCACAATACGCTGTTCCGGCGCGTCCTCGAACTCCTTAAAGAACAGGATGCCGACGACATTGCCTTGTTCGGCGGTGGAATCATTCCCGATGAAGACGTTCCGGCGCTCACAGCGGCCGGTGTGAAGGCCCTGTTCAGGCCGGGAGCGCCGATCCAGGAAATCGTGCAGTTCGTCAAAGGACTCAAAAACTGA
- a CDS encoding methylcrotonoyl-CoA carboxylase: MRTLTTSVVATSSEFASNRAHYEGLMADLQKHLGLARAGGPPEAVALHQQRGKLTARERIAKLLDPDRPWLELSPLAAFGMYDDLIAAAGLITGIGYVSGRPCVIAANDATVKGGTYFPMTIKKHLRAQEIALENRLPALYLVDSGGVFLPMQAEVFADKEHFGRIFYNQARMSALGIPQIAAVMGMCTAGGAYVPAMCDENVIVKGTGTIYLAGPPLVKAATGEEVTAEELGGADLHTRLSGVSDHLADNDHEALEICRSIVDTLPRRPVLRRPAAIEEPRFPSGELYGLIPSNPRQTFDVREVIARLVDGSRFQEFKARYGRTLTCGFARWMGHQVGIVANNGVLLSEAALKGAHFVQLCAQRRLPLVFLQNITGFMVGKEYEARGIIKDGAKMVQAVATADVPKFAIMIGASHGAGNYAMCGRAYGPRFLFLWPNARTSVMGAQQAAQVLLTVKQQQRARDKAALSEDEQRKITDSIHAQYEREGSPYFSTARLWDDGIIDPVETRKILGLCLDVALTTPVRLSHYPVFRM; this comes from the coding sequence ATGCGTACATTGACGACTTCAGTCGTTGCCACGAGCAGCGAATTCGCGTCGAATCGTGCACACTATGAGGGGCTGATGGCGGACCTCCAGAAACATCTTGGCCTTGCTCGAGCAGGAGGACCACCGGAAGCAGTCGCGCTTCATCAACAGCGAGGCAAGCTGACCGCTCGGGAGCGCATAGCGAAGTTACTCGATCCGGACAGGCCTTGGCTGGAGCTCAGTCCCCTGGCGGCATTCGGCATGTACGACGACCTCATCGCCGCCGCCGGCCTGATCACCGGCATCGGCTACGTGTCGGGGCGGCCTTGTGTCATCGCGGCCAACGACGCGACGGTCAAAGGCGGGACCTATTTTCCCATGACGATCAAGAAACATCTTCGGGCCCAGGAGATCGCGCTGGAAAATCGGCTGCCCGCGCTCTATCTCGTGGATTCCGGAGGCGTGTTCCTGCCCATGCAGGCGGAGGTCTTCGCCGATAAGGAGCACTTCGGACGGATTTTTTATAACCAGGCGCGCATGTCCGCCCTCGGCATTCCTCAAATTGCCGCAGTCATGGGGATGTGCACTGCGGGTGGCGCCTATGTGCCGGCCATGTGCGATGAAAACGTGATCGTCAAAGGGACCGGCACCATTTATCTGGCGGGACCGCCGCTGGTCAAGGCGGCGACCGGCGAGGAGGTCACCGCCGAAGAACTCGGCGGGGCAGATCTTCACACGAGACTTTCGGGGGTGAGCGATCACCTGGCGGACAATGACCATGAGGCGCTTGAGATCTGCAGGTCGATTGTCGACACACTGCCTAGACGGCCGGTCCTTCGCAGACCGGCGGCGATCGAAGAGCCGCGTTTCCCGTCTGGCGAGCTGTATGGACTCATCCCAAGCAACCCGCGCCAGACATTCGATGTCCGTGAAGTCATCGCTCGCCTGGTGGACGGCAGTCGATTCCAGGAGTTCAAGGCTCGGTACGGCCGAACGCTCACATGCGGCTTCGCCCGTTGGATGGGGCATCAGGTCGGCATCGTCGCGAACAACGGCGTGCTTCTCTCCGAAGCCGCCCTGAAAGGCGCGCATTTCGTACAACTCTGCGCTCAGCGGCGATTGCCTCTCGTGTTTCTCCAAAACATCACCGGCTTTATGGTCGGGAAGGAGTATGAGGCACGCGGGATCATTAAGGACGGCGCCAAGATGGTACAGGCGGTGGCGACCGCCGATGTCCCAAAGTTCGCGATCATGATCGGCGCCTCTCATGGTGCCGGCAATTACGCCATGTGCGGACGGGCCTATGGGCCGCGTTTTCTGTTCCTGTGGCCCAACGCTCGAACCTCGGTGATGGGGGCGCAACAGGCAGCGCAGGTACTCTTGACGGTGAAACAGCAACAGCGTGCCCGCGACAAGGCCGCCCTGTCAGAAGACGAGCAGCGAAAGATCACGGACTCCATTCACGCACAGTATGAGCGGGAGGGCAGTCCCTACTTCAGCACGGCTCGGCTCTGGGATGACGGCATCATCGATCCGGTGGAGACGAGGAAGATTCTCGGCCTGTGTCTGGATGTCGCGCTGACGACGCCGGTCCGCTTGTCGCACTACCCGGTCTTCCGCATGTGA
- a CDS encoding hydroxymethylglutaryl-CoA lyase — translation MEGHHKPESNRQNRNSRGIRIIEVGPRDGLQHESDVISTDAKVSFVNALSMSGVAEIEAGSFVSARAIPQLADSDEVFRRIERQPGVIYSALVPNERGLERARAAAVNKIAVFTAASDTFTRRNINCTIDESIERFRPVVFGAKLDRMIVRGYVSTVTHCPFEGAVHPSQVLDVMRRLLDLGVDEISLGDTVGKAAPRDIRGLLDEIVPRIDRSRLSLHVHDTCGMAVANVLTAWTEYGIEAFDTAAGGLGGCPYAPGASGNVATEDVVYALKASGALLAVDERKVIAAAREIGKVLNRRLSSRLSQVQTEQTAYEGVA, via the coding sequence GTGGAAGGCCACCACAAGCCAGAGAGCAACCGCCAGAACCGGAATTCGCGAGGAATCCGGATCATCGAAGTCGGTCCGAGAGACGGGCTCCAGCACGAATCGGACGTCATCTCGACGGACGCCAAAGTGTCGTTTGTGAATGCCTTGTCCATGAGCGGTGTAGCGGAGATTGAAGCGGGATCGTTCGTGTCGGCCCGCGCCATCCCGCAGCTTGCGGATTCCGATGAGGTGTTCCGGAGGATCGAGCGGCAGCCCGGCGTCATCTACTCGGCGCTGGTTCCCAATGAACGAGGATTGGAACGGGCACGGGCGGCGGCGGTGAACAAGATTGCGGTCTTTACGGCGGCTTCCGACACGTTTACCCGACGGAATATCAACTGCACGATTGACGAGTCGATCGAACGGTTCAGACCGGTGGTATTTGGTGCCAAACTCGATCGAATGATCGTGCGAGGGTACGTTTCTACCGTGACCCATTGTCCCTTTGAGGGCGCTGTCCATCCGTCCCAGGTCCTGGACGTGATGCGTCGACTACTCGATCTGGGAGTCGACGAAATCTCTCTAGGAGATACGGTTGGAAAGGCCGCTCCTCGAGATATCCGAGGACTATTGGATGAAATAGTGCCACGTATCGATCGGAGCCGGCTCTCGTTGCACGTCCATGATACCTGCGGCATGGCGGTGGCCAATGTCCTGACCGCGTGGACAGAGTACGGCATCGAGGCGTTTGACACGGCTGCCGGGGGGCTCGGCGGGTGTCCTTATGCGCCAGGGGCGTCTGGGAACGTTGCGACGGAAGACGTCGTCTATGCGCTGAAAGCATCCGGTGCCTTGCTTGCCGTGGATGAGCGGAAGGTTATTGCGGCCGCACGCGAGATCGGGAAGGTGCTGAATCGGAGACTGTCGTCGCGCCTCTCGCAGGTACAGACCGAACAAACCGCGTATGAAGGTGTGGCATGA
- a CDS encoding enoyl-CoA hydratase has product MPHQLLTISHHVARITVHNPPANVLNLSVLKELELVLNELEEDEYVRVVIVTGTGRFFCAGADINELGHLNTVHGGSEFAARGQFLLNRIERSDKPVLAAINGTCVGGGLELALACHIRVAAFGTMLGLPEIKLGLIPGFGGTQRLPRIVGPSKAAEMILTGESLSAEEALRIGLLSRVVPPHELITQVEGIAASIIAHGKTPVEAALHAIRGGIDIPLSEGLAREAELFGRLCVTPGKQEAVQAFLAKRQPKWAETEA; this is encoded by the coding sequence ATGCCGCATCAATTATTGACGATTTCTCACCACGTCGCACGGATTACTGTCCATAATCCGCCGGCCAACGTGCTGAATCTTTCCGTGCTCAAGGAACTCGAGCTCGTCTTGAACGAGTTGGAGGAAGACGAGTACGTCCGCGTGGTCATCGTGACGGGGACGGGTCGGTTTTTCTGCGCCGGTGCCGACATCAACGAGCTGGGTCATCTCAATACGGTACATGGCGGATCGGAATTTGCTGCACGCGGGCAATTCCTCCTCAACCGTATTGAGCGGTCGGACAAACCGGTCCTTGCCGCCATCAACGGAACCTGTGTCGGAGGCGGTCTCGAATTGGCTCTGGCGTGCCATATCCGAGTGGCAGCCTTCGGGACAATGCTGGGATTGCCCGAAATCAAGCTTGGTCTCATTCCCGGCTTTGGAGGCACCCAACGGTTGCCCCGGATCGTAGGGCCTTCCAAGGCGGCAGAGATGATTCTGACGGGCGAAAGCTTGTCCGCGGAAGAAGCGCTACGAATCGGTCTGCTGAGTCGAGTGGTCCCGCCACACGAGTTGATCACGCAGGTTGAAGGCATCGCGGCTTCCATTATCGCCCACGGGAAAACCCCGGTCGAAGCTGCACTCCATGCGATCAGAGGGGGGATCGACATCCCTCTGTCGGAAGGCCTGGCCAGGGAGGCAGAGTTATTCGGTCGATTGTGCGTCACCCCCGGCAAGCAAGAAGCTGTGCAGGCATTTTTGGCAAAGCGGCAACCGAAATGGGCCGAGACAGAAGCCTGA
- a CDS encoding methylisocitrate lyase translates to MTMDQTGQTKASRLRELLSTRTLAIPGAFNALVAMQIEKAGFEVVYVSGAAVSACRGVPDIGLITLGEMAAEAGRIAKAVSIPVIVDADTGYGGPSEVAEAVRVFEEAGLAGMQIEDQEAAKKCGHLSGKHLVPVGDMAAKIEAAARAKRDRDFMIVARTDARAVEGLEAAVQRAAAYIEAGADALFPEALESAEEFRIFARHMRTRGVVVPLIANMTEFGKTPLLSVAEFERLGYRGVLFPVTALRTALQAVDRLLAELKLFGSQKDWLHHMMTRQELYRLLRYSDVQEQREGKIHEHGHDRVSQE, encoded by the coding sequence ATGACTATGGATCAAACGGGGCAGACGAAGGCATCTCGCTTGCGTGAATTGTTGAGTACACGGACCCTCGCCATTCCCGGAGCCTTTAACGCGCTGGTTGCGATGCAGATAGAAAAGGCCGGCTTCGAAGTTGTGTATGTCTCGGGGGCGGCGGTCTCCGCTTGCCGAGGTGTGCCCGACATCGGCCTCATCACGCTCGGCGAGATGGCGGCGGAAGCGGGCAGGATTGCCAAAGCCGTGTCGATTCCGGTCATCGTCGATGCCGATACGGGCTACGGTGGCCCGTCGGAAGTCGCGGAAGCGGTGAGGGTTTTTGAGGAGGCCGGTCTTGCCGGCATGCAGATCGAAGATCAGGAAGCGGCCAAGAAATGCGGCCATCTTTCCGGGAAACATCTGGTGCCTGTGGGCGACATGGCGGCCAAAATCGAGGCAGCCGCTCGCGCCAAGCGGGATCGGGATTTCATGATCGTGGCCCGCACCGATGCCCGTGCGGTGGAGGGGCTGGAAGCTGCGGTTCAACGGGCGGCGGCTTATATAGAGGCGGGCGCGGATGCGCTGTTTCCTGAGGCACTGGAGTCGGCCGAAGAATTCCGGATCTTTGCTCGTCACATGAGAACGAGGGGAGTCGTCGTTCCGTTGATCGCTAATATGACGGAATTCGGAAAAACGCCTCTGTTGAGCGTCGCGGAATTTGAACGATTGGGGTACCGCGGCGTGCTCTTTCCCGTGACCGCCTTACGGACGGCCTTGCAAGCCGTCGATAGGTTGTTGGCTGAACTCAAACTGTTCGGGTCTCAGAAGGACTGGCTCCATCACATGATGACGCGACAGGAACTGTACAGACTGCTCCGGTACTCGGATGTTCAGGAGCAGCGGGAAGGGAAGATCCATGAGCACGGCCATGACCGAGTCTCTCAAGAGTGA
- a CDS encoding citrate synthase (catalyzes the formation of citrate from acetyl-CoA and oxaloacetate), with the protein MTESLKSEAKDHPAYSPGLEGVIAGESALCLVDEGEAGLLYRGYAIRDLAEHGMFEEVAYLLLFGHLPTRQELTDFSARLIEQAVLPHLLDVFLGAVPSGCHPMDVVRTGVSLLGMVDPDADDNSHDVNVRKSIRLLAQIPPMIATSYRLVNGKPRVRPQEDLSFAENLLYLLTDRRGNDEAKAMARVLDVSLTLYAEHEFNASTFAARVTASTMTDLHSAVTSAIGTLKGPLHGGANEAVAEMFLDIGSHERAEAWVREALAKKRRIMGFGHRVLKKGDSRSAIIQRHAESLSGICGDRRWYEIATTIDHVMEREKGLRPNLDFYTAVAYLLMGIPRTLYTPLFICSRIAGWSAHVTEQQDHNRLMRPRALYTGPSRREYVPLDRRSG; encoded by the coding sequence ATGACCGAGTCTCTCAAGAGTGAGGCGAAAGACCATCCTGCTTACAGTCCCGGCCTCGAAGGCGTGATTGCCGGAGAATCGGCTCTGTGTCTCGTGGATGAAGGAGAAGCCGGTCTCCTCTATCGCGGCTATGCGATCCGTGATTTGGCGGAGCACGGCATGTTTGAGGAGGTGGCCTATCTCCTTTTGTTCGGTCACTTGCCGACTCGGCAGGAGCTGACAGACTTTTCGGCACGACTCATCGAGCAGGCCGTGCTTCCTCATCTCCTCGACGTGTTCCTCGGCGCAGTGCCTTCCGGTTGCCATCCGATGGACGTCGTCCGCACGGGCGTGTCTTTGCTGGGCATGGTCGATCCGGATGCGGACGATAACTCGCATGATGTCAACGTTCGGAAATCGATCAGGCTGTTGGCGCAGATCCCGCCGATGATCGCGACCTCTTATCGGCTGGTGAACGGCAAACCGCGTGTGCGGCCACAGGAGGATCTGAGTTTCGCCGAGAATCTCTTGTACCTTCTCACCGATCGGAGGGGAAACGATGAGGCGAAAGCCATGGCTCGTGTCCTCGATGTCTCCCTGACGCTGTATGCCGAACACGAGTTCAACGCATCCACGTTTGCCGCCCGGGTCACTGCGTCGACGATGACCGACTTGCATTCGGCCGTGACCTCGGCAATCGGGACGTTGAAGGGGCCGCTCCATGGGGGCGCCAACGAAGCGGTGGCCGAGATGTTTCTCGATATCGGGAGCCATGAGCGAGCGGAAGCTTGGGTGCGGGAGGCTCTCGCGAAGAAACGGCGCATCATGGGCTTCGGCCATCGCGTGCTCAAGAAGGGCGACAGCCGTTCAGCCATCATCCAACGGCACGCCGAATCGTTGAGCGGAATCTGCGGCGACCGCCGATGGTACGAGATTGCGACGACCATCGACCATGTCATGGAGCGGGAGAAAGGCCTCCGCCCAAACCTGGATTTTTACACGGCGGTGGCGTATCTCCTGATGGGGATTCCCCGAACGCTCTATACCCCCCTGTTCATCTGCTCGCGCATCGCCGGATGGAGCGCCCATGTCACCGAACAACAGGACCACAATCGATTGATGCGGCCGCGCGCTCTCTATACGGGACCGTCGAGGAGGGAATATGTCCCCCTTGACCGCCGCAGCGGTTGA
- a CDS encoding deoxyhypusine synthase produces MYAREFHDGAKDGLEALEPLDPDKITSFSELLEAMGKTAFGGRHLGNAFDVLWAMIEDPDCQVVMTLSGAMTIAKMGKIITKMIDEGMVQCIVSTGALMAHGLSESVGKTHYRHDPSMSDEELFRKGYNRVYDTLEMEANLNYVEHVVAQTLKRLTHDQPLSSEILTRELGKTLAEELDSDGILKSAYLKKVPVYIPAFTDSEVGLDMGTWAMAQEVDRAKSRVGPGKDLDVLRAIHQSCPSFNPYLDLNSYADHVLSAKRLGIFTIGGGVPRNWAQQVGPYIEIGNLRLGLNVKPPRFHYGVRICPEPDYWGGLSGCTYQEGLSWGKFVTPKDGGRFAEVLSDATVVWPLLMMGLLERKKAGVVRGS; encoded by the coding sequence ATGTACGCACGTGAATTTCATGACGGTGCAAAAGACGGGTTAGAAGCGCTCGAGCCGCTGGATCCCGACAAGATTACCTCGTTCAGCGAATTGCTGGAGGCCATGGGCAAGACGGCGTTCGGAGGACGACATCTCGGCAACGCGTTCGATGTGCTTTGGGCGATGATCGAGGATCCCGATTGCCAGGTGGTGATGACGTTGTCCGGTGCGATGACCATTGCCAAGATGGGCAAGATCATCACGAAGATGATCGACGAAGGCATGGTGCAATGCATCGTCTCGACCGGGGCCTTGATGGCGCATGGTCTCAGTGAGTCGGTCGGCAAGACCCATTATCGGCACGACCCGTCGATGAGCGACGAAGAGCTGTTTCGAAAAGGGTACAACCGCGTCTATGACACGCTCGAGATGGAAGCGAATTTGAATTATGTCGAGCACGTCGTCGCACAAACGTTGAAGCGTCTGACCCATGATCAGCCGCTTTCGTCGGAAATTCTCACCAGAGAGCTGGGAAAGACGTTGGCGGAGGAATTGGACAGCGACGGGATTCTGAAAAGCGCCTACTTGAAAAAGGTACCGGTCTATATCCCGGCCTTCACGGATTCGGAAGTGGGCCTGGACATGGGAACCTGGGCCATGGCTCAGGAGGTGGATCGAGCCAAGTCTCGGGTAGGGCCGGGGAAAGATCTCGACGTTCTCCGGGCGATCCATCAATCCTGCCCGTCCTTCAATCCGTACCTGGACTTGAACAGCTATGCCGATCACGTCCTTTCCGCGAAACGGCTCGGCATTTTCACGATCGGAGGAGGGGTGCCGCGAAACTGGGCGCAGCAGGTCGGCCCATACATTGAAATCGGCAATCTTCGGTTGGGCCTGAACGTGAAGCCGCCTCGATTCCACTATGGCGTGAGAATTTGTCCGGAGCCGGACTACTGGGGAGGACTCAGCGGCTGCACCTATCAGGAGGGGCTCTCCTGGGGAAAATTTGTGACGCCGAAGGACGGGGGACGATTCGCCGAAGTGTTGAGCGATGCCACCGTCGTCTGGCCCTTGCTGATGATGGGGCTTCTGGAGAGAAAAAAAGCCGGTGTGGTGCGCGGCTCATGA